Within the Pseudarthrobacter sp. W1I19 genome, the region CCCGCTGCTCGGACGGAGCGGGAGCCTTCCCTTGCGGTGACTTTGCTGGACGGCATGGCGCTAGCGGACTCCTGCGAGGGAGAAGGACGGCAGGAAGCCCATACGCTCATAGACCTGGCCGAGGGTAACCGACGCAATTTCACGGGCGCGCTCGGCGCCGTGGGCCAGCAGCCGGTCCAGTTCCGCCGGATCATCCATCAGCTCGTTGGTCCGGTCGCGCAGCGGCGTAATGAATTCCACCACCACCTCGGCCAAGTCAACCTTGAGATGGCCGTACATCTTCCCCTGGTACTCCGCTTCGAGTTCGGCGACGGGCTTGCCGGTGAGGGAGGAGTAGATGGTCAGCAGGTTCGAGATCCCCGGCTTTTCCTCCTGGTCGAACCGGATATCGGTACCGGCATCGGTCACGGCGGACTTGATGCGCTTGGCCGCGACCTTGGGGTCCTCAAGCAGCTGGATGGCCCCGTTGGGCGACTCCCCTGTCTTGGACATCTTGGCACTGGGGTTCTGGAGGTCATAGATCTTGGCGCGTTCCTTCACGATGGTGGCTTCCGGCACCGTGAAGGTTGCCCCGAATTTCGTGTTGAACCGCTGGGCCAGGTTCCGGGTCAGCTCCAGGTGCTGGCGCTGGTCCTCCCCCACCGGCACGAGGTCGGTCTGGTAGAGCAGGATGTCCGCGGCCATCAGGGTGGGGTAGGCAAACAGGCCCAGGGTGGCGGCGTCAGCACCGGACTTCTGGGTCTTGTCCTTGAACTGGGTCATCCGGGACGCTTCACCAAAGCCGGTGATGCAGTTCAGAGCCCAGGCCAACTGCGCGTGTTCGGGCACATGGGACTGGACGAAGAAGATGCTTTTATCCGGGTCGATGCCGGCCGCGATGTATTGGGCGGCCACTATTCGGGTGCGCTTGGCCAGTTCTGCGGGATCGAAGTCCACGGTGATGGCGTGCAGGTCCGGAATAAAGAAAACAGCATCGTACTCGGCCTGCATGTCCACCCAGTTGCGGACGGCGCCGATGTAGTTGCCCAGGTGAAGGGAGTCCGCGGTGGGCTTGGCTCCGGAGAGGATGCGCTTCTTGATGGCAGGGGAAGTCTGGCTAGTCATGGGGAGGAAACCTTCGGGCTTAGAGCTGGTAGTCCACTACAAGCGGGGCATGGTCGGAGAAGCGGGTGTCCCACGAGGCTGCCCGGTCAACAACGGCGGAAATGGCACCGGCCGTCAGTTCCGGTGTGGCCAGGTGGTAGTCGATGCGCCAGCCGGTGTCGTTGTCGAATGCTTTCCCGCGCTGGGACCACCAGGTGTACGGCCCGTCAACGTCCCCGGCAAGGTTGCGGTGGACGTCCTGCCAGCCGATGTCCTCCCCGAAGAAACGGTCAAAATACGCCCGTTCCTCCGGCAGGTGGCCCGCCTTTTTCACGTTGGCCTTCGAGTTCCGGATGTCCCTGGGCGTGTGGGCCACGTTGAGGTCCCCTACCACGAGGGCATGGTCACTGTGCTTGGTAAGCTCCGGCAGGCGGGTGCTCATCGCGTCCAGGAAACGGAATTTGTCGTCCTGCTTGGGGGTCCCCACCTCGCCCGAGTGGACGTAGGCGCTGGCCACGGTGAGCTGGACAGGGCGTCCGGCTGCATCGGCGAAGCGGAAGTCCGCCTCCACCCAGCGGCCCGCCGTCGCGAAGTAGTCGTCGCCGATGCCGTTGCGGGTTTCCAGCGGCTCCTCGCGTGAAGCGATGGCGACGCCGGCACGGCCTTTGGCTTCTGCCTCGGCGTGCAGGATGTGCCAGCCTTCGCCCAGCAGCTGGCCGACGATGGCGTCAGGCGCCCGGACTTCCTGGAGGCAGAGGATGTCCACTTCGCGCGGCTCCAGCCACGCCGCCATACCGTTCTTGTAGGCAGCCCGAAGGCCATTGACGTTGACGGATGCGATGCGAAGGTGGTCCTTCTTCAATGCCGAGCTCACCCGCTCCACTCTAGTCGATGATGGTTCCGGTGACCGGTTCCCCGCTGCCGGAGGACTTGATCATGTCCCGGGCGTTCGTGGCGGTGATCTCGATGGTTTCCAGGGCCCTGTTGATGGTGTCCTGGTTGGCGGCAGCGCCCTTGGCCCGCTCCTCCTCCACTACACGGATCTGCACCTGGACGATCTTGAAGGAGTGGTCCAGCTTGAGGTCGCGGACCTGGTCCGCCTGGCTGCGCTCCGCAACAACCCGGGTACCGCCCTGGTCCGCGCCGGCGTAGGGGCCGCGACCTGCCGCCGTCGTGAAGGCATTTTGGGCTTCGGTCAGCTTCGCGCCGGCCTTTTTGGCGGCCTTCTGGATGCTGAAGACCACGAAGGAGGCAAGGGCCAGCCAGAAGAAGGCGATGACGGCAACCACCCAGCCCACGACGTCGTTCTGGTTGGCTGCGAAGATCACTGCCACAACGAACGCGGTGACGAGGACCATCAGTCCCGGCCCGCTGATGCGGAACATCGAGAATCCGCCCCTGGCGGGTTTGGAGGATGACTTGGAGCTGCCCAGAGATTGCATGCACCCATTCTCTCAAACGCCCGGGCATGCTCCCGCCGCCTTCCACCCCCGGCGAACACCCAACTAACTCGCACTTAACGCCCCCAAATCGCGTTTTGAGTGCGTTACCTGCCAGCCAGTTGAGCCGGGCTACTTCAGGAAGAGGTGCCGCAGCCGCATGGTGGTGAGCAGCATGCCGGCGGCGGTCATTACCAGGTAGTAGCCAATGTGGACGGGCGTGGCCGCCGTGAAGGTGCCCACACTGATCTGCCGCAGCAGCTCCACCCCGTGCCACAGCGGCATGGCCTGGATGAGCCACTGGATGGCCTGCGGGTAGACACTCAGCGGGTAGAACGTGGCGCTGAACAGGAACATGGGCAGCATGATGAAGTTGATCCAGTCCATCTGCTGGAAGGTCTTCAGGAAGCTCGTGATCCCCATCCCGATGCTCGCGAACCCGAACGCGATCAACACCGACGCCGGGACCATCAGCAGGGCCCACGGAGTGGTGATCAGGCCCATCGCGCCCATCACTGCCGTGAAGCCCAGGGCGTAGAGGAGTCCGCGCAGCAGGGCCAGGAAGATCTCGCCCAGTGCAACATCCAGGGGTCCCAGCGAGGTGTACAGCATGCCCTGGTAGAGCTTGGCGAAGTTCATTTTGAAGAACACGTTCCAGGTGGAGTCGTACACGGCTCCGTTCATGGCCGAAACGGCAAGCAAGGCCGGGGCGATGTACGCGGCATAGCTGATCTCCCCGCCGCCCGGCCCCTGCACCGCTCCCACGATCGCGCCGAGCCCCACTCCCATGGAGACCAGAAACAGGACGGGCTCGAAGAATCCGGAGAGCATCACCAGCCAGTTGGTGCTCTTGGTGGCCAGGAGCCCGCGCGAAATCACGGCCTTGGCGTTGCGCGAGTACAACGGCCCGAACGTCCTGTTGCGGGCCGCCGCCGCGGCGCCCTTGACGGACACTCCGGCGCTCATCGCCCCATCCTCAACACGAACTGCCGCCTCGTCAGGAACCAACCCGCCACCGCAAGGCCCACCAGCACCAGCACGTGCACGGCGGTCAGCAGCGGCGGTTCCTGGTAGCCGTACGTAAAGACGCGTCCCAGCTCGGTCCCGTGCCAGATCGGCGAGATCCAGCCGATCCACCGCACCGCCAGCGGCAGGGTGTCCAGCGGAAAGAAGGTCCCGGAGAACAGGAACAGCGGCATCACAATGAAGCGCATCACCAGTGCGAACTGGCCTTTGTCCTCCGTTATCGACGCCGAATAAGCCATCAGCGGCAAACCAAAGGAGAGCGCAGCCAGCGTGGCTGCCAGGATGGCCACCCATCCCCATCCGCCCGGAGCGGCGCCGAACAGTGCAACCGCAGCAAAATAGATGGCAGACTGCAGCAGGAACCGCAGGGTCACCGCCATGATGTGGCCCGCCGCGATCTGTTGGGGCGCCAGCGGCGAAGCGTGCGGGCCGTAGTACGTTCGGCGCCACTTGAATCCGCCCATCACGGGGAACGTGAATTCGTTGGCTGCCGTCATCACCGCCGCGGAGACCAGCAGGGCCGGCGCCACAAACGTCACGTACCCCACTCCCCCGAAAGCTCCTGCACCCTGCGCGTCCACGAGGGTGGCGAGGCCCACGCCCATCGCGAACAGGTAAGCCACGGGGTGGCCCACGCTGTACATCAGCAGGGACCAGCTGTAGCCCTTCATCACCCGGAGCACATGCTCCATGTAGTAGAAAGCACCCCAGCGGCGCGCCTTCGCCGCCGCCACTCCAGGGCTGTGCGCCGCCGGAAGGGCACGGGCGGCCGCCCCCGTCAACGTCTCGTCAGTCAACGAGGCTCCTGCCCGTCAGCCGCAGGAACACGTCCTCCAGCGAGGACCTGCGGACCAGCGATGTCAGCGGCCTCAGGCCGCGGGCCGCTACCTGCTCAAGGGCGGACTCGCCGTCGTGCGCGTAAATGAGCACCCGGTCTGGCAGCACCTCAAGCCGCTCCCCAATGCCGTCCAGCTCGGCGGCGATGGTGGTGTTCCGTTCGGAGCCGAAGCGCAGCTCCACCACCTCACGGGTGGAGTGGTCGCGGATGAGCTGCGCCGGCGACCCCTCGGCCATGATGCGGCCCTTGTCCACCACGATCAGCCGGTCGCAGAGCTGCTCCGCCTCATCCATGTAGTGGGTGGTGAGAATCAGCGTGACGCCCTGCTCCTTGAGCCGGAACAGCCGGTCCCAGAGAATGTGCCGGGCCTGCGGATCCAGGCCGGTGGTGGGTTCGTCCAGCAGCAGGATCCGGGGTTCGTTAATCAGCGAGCGGGCGATTGTCAGGCGCCGCTTCATGCCGCCGGACAGCGCATCCACCTTGGACTTCGCTTTGTCGGTCAGCTGCGCGAACTCGAGCAGTTCGTCGGCCTTCGGTTTCAGGTAGCTCATCGGCAGGCCAAAATACCGGCCGTAGACCAGGAGGTTGTCGCGGACCCGCAGTTCCTCGTCCAGGTTGTCCTGCTGCGGCACCACACCCAGGTGTGCGCGCACTTCAGGCCCGTGCGCGTCCGGGTCCAGGCCCATGATTTCAAGGCTGCCGGAGGTGCGGCCGGTGACACCGCCGATCATCTTCATGGTGGTGGACTTGCCGGCTCCATTGGGTCCCAGCAGGCCGAACGACTCGCCCGCCGGGACACTGAAGGAGATACCGTCCACGGCGGCCACGTCGCCGTACTTTTTGGTGAGGTTTTCGGCGGTGATGACCGTGCGGGGCGTCTTCCGGCCGCCGGCCCGGGTTGTGGAGGGCAGGATGGCTTCGTTGTGCACCCTCCGCAGACTAGTTCAGCCACCCGCTAAACGGTAGTGCCGTCCTCCTTAACACAACCGTGTTAAGTGCGACGGCGGCAGGCGCCTTCGCTGGGGAAGGTGCCTGCCGCCGTCGTACTTGTCTGAGAGTGCCCTTAGGCGATGCCCGCCTTGCGCTCCGCGGCTTCCACCACGTTGGTCATCAACAGCGCCACGGTCATGGGACCGACGCCGCCAGGGTTCGGAGAGATCCAGCCGGCTACCTCGGCGGCAGCAGGATCGATGTCGCCGTGGACCTTGCTCTTGCCCGTCTCGGGGTCGGTCTCGCGCGTGACACCAACGTCCAGTACGGCAGCACCGGGCTTCACGTCCGAGGCTTTGACGATGTGCTTGGCACCGGCCGCGCCCACGATGACGTCCGCCTGGCGCAGCAACTCGGACATGTTGGTGGTGCCGGTGTGGGTCAGCGTCACCGTAGCGTTGATTTCGCGCCGGGTCAGCAGCAGCCCGATGGACCGGCCGATCGTCACACCGCGGCCAACCACCACCACGTGCTTGCCCTTGAGGTCGTAGTCGTTGCGCAGGAGCAACTCGATGACACCGCGGGGTGTGCACGGCAGCGGCGAGGTGATCTTGCCGTTGACGTTGAGCACCAGCCGGCCGAGGTTGGTGGGGTGCAGGCCGTCGGCGTCCTTGTCGGGGTCGATCCGTTCAAGGATGGCGTCGGTGTCCAGGTGCTTGGGAAGCGGCAGCTGAACGATGTAGCCGTGGCAGGTGGGGTCCGCATTGAGTTCGTCAATGAGGGCCTCAACCTGCTCCTGGGTGGCGTCGCCGGGAAGCTCGCGCTGGATGGAGTTCATCCCGATCTCCACCGACTGCTTGTGCTTCATGGAGACATACAGCTGGGAGGCGGGGTCCGCGCCCACCAGCACCGTGGCGATGCCGGGGGTGATGCCGCTGGCCTTCAGGGCCGCCACACGCTCAGTCAGTTCGGCCTTGATGGCCGCTGCTGCTGCCCGTCCGTCGAGGATCCGGGCGGTCTTGGTTGCTTCAGTCATGGGTCACCACTGCTCGTGCGTCGGGTACAGCGGGAAGTCGGCGGCTAGCTTGTCCACGCGGGCCTGCAGGGCCTCGACGTCGGCGCTGGTGCCGGCCTTCAGCGCGGTGGCGATGATCTCGGCCACCTCGGTGAACTCGGCGGCACCGAAGCCGCGGGTTGCCAGGGCCGGGGTGCCGATGCGCAGGCCGGAGGTAACCATCGGCGGGCGGGGGTCGAACGGAACAGCGTTGCGGTTAACGGTGATGCCCACGGAGTGCAGGAGGTCTTCCGCCTGCTGCCCGTCCAGCTGCGAGTTGCGCAGGTCAACCAGGACCAGGTGCACATCCGTTCCGCCGGTCAGGACCGAGACGCCGGCTTCGGCGACGTCAGCCTGGTTAAGGCGGTCAGCGATGATCTTGGCGCCTTCCAGCACGCGCTCCTGGCGCTCCTTGAATTCCTCGGTGCCGGCGATCTTGAAGGCCACGGCCTTGGCCGCAATAACGTGCATGAGCGGGCCGCCCTGCTGGCCCGGGAACACGTTGGAGTTCAGCTTCTTGGCCCACTCCTGCTTGGCCAGGATCACACCGGAGCGCGGACCGGCGAGGGTCTTGTGCACGGTGGAGGTGACGACGTCGGAGTGCGGCACCGGGCTCGGGTGCAGGCCGGCGGCAACCAGGCCGGCGAAGTGTGCCATGTCGGTCCAGAGCAGTGCGCCCACCTCATCGGCGATGGAGCGGAAGGCAGCGAAGTCCAGGTGGCGCGGGTAGGCGGACCAGCCGGCGATGATGACCTGCGGCTTTTCGGCTATGGCCTGCTCACGCAGCTTGTCCATGTCGATGCGGAAGTTGTCTTCCTCCACCTGGTAGGCAGCCACGTTGTAGAGCTTGCCGGAGAAGTTGAGCTTCATGCCGTGCGTCAGGTGGCCGCCGTGGGCCAGGGACAGGCCCAGGATCTTGTCGCCCGGGGTGATCATGGCGGACAGTGCAGCGGCGTTGGCCTGGGCACCGGAGTGCGGCTGGACGTTGGCGTACTCGGCGCCAAAGAGTGCCTTGACCCTGTCGATGGCCAGCTGCTCGGCAACGTCAACATATTCGCAGCCACCGTAGTAGCGGCGGCCCGGGTAACCCTCAGCGTACTTGTTGGTGAGGACTGAGCCCTGGGCCTCCATCACGGCGCGGGGGGCGAAGTTTTCGGAGGCAATCATTTCCAGGGTGCCGCGCTGGCGGCCGAGCTCCTGGTCCAGGACTGCTGCGATTTCGGGGTCAAGCTCAGCCAGCGGCTGATTGCTGACGGCGGTGGTTGAAGTGGCTGTAGTAGTCACGAAGAACTCCTGGCTAGGGATACGGGCACTGCTTAGGTCAGGCTACCGGCTGGCGCGCTTGCACACTGCCTTGTGACAGGCGTGAAAGCGCGGGTATGGCGCTGCAGTACTGACGCAGGTGCAGCCCCAATTCCGGCAAGACATGACCCTCGGCCCAGGCGTACGATCCGTGGTCTTCGTGATTGCCGCTCCCTGGTGGTTAGCCACCCAACGCCAGTTGCGACCTCCCCAGCGTACCAAATCCGGCCCCTCGTGCGCGGGTAGGCTTGTACGCGTGACTGAAGAGCAGCTGAACCAAGCGTACGTAGTAACCCTGTCCTGCCCGGACCGCCCGGGAATCGTCCATGCGGTGGCCGGCGCCCTGCTGGCGGCGGGGTGCAATATTACGGATTCGCAGCAGTACGGCAGCCCCGCCACGGGCAACTTCTTTATGCGCGTCGAAGTAACGACGGCGGCCCCCGCCGCCGAGCTTCGGGCCGCCCTGGAGCCCGTGACCGGCGCCTTTGGTATGCAGTGGAGCCTCAATGCGGCGGGCCAGAAGGTCCGCACCCTGGTGATGGCCAGCACCTCCGCACACTGCCTCAACGACCTGCTGTTCCAGCAGCGCTCCGGCACCCTTCCCATTGAGATCCCCGCCATTGTGTCTAACCACCAGGACCTTGCCGGGCTTGCCGAGTTCTACGGCATCCCGTTCCACCACATCCCGGTCACCAAGGACACCAAGGTCCAGGCCGAGGACAAGCTCCGCGCCATCATCGCCGAGCACGACGTCGAACTGACCGTTTTGGCCCGGTACATGCAGATCCTTTCCGACGAGCTCTGCACCGACCTCACCGGCAAAGCCATCAACATCCACCACTCGTTCCTGCCGTCCTTCAAGGGCGCCAAGCCCTACCACCAGGCCCACGCGCGCGGCGTGAAGCTTATCGGCGCCACTGCCCACTACGTGACGGCGGCGTTGGATGAGGGCCCCATCATCGAGCAGGAAGTGATCCGCGTTGACCACGCCCGCACTCCGGAGCAGTTTGTCCAGATGGGCAGAGACGTGGAAGGCCGCACGCTGGTCCAGGCGGTGCAGTGGCATGCGGAGCACCGTGTGCTGCTGGATGGCAACCGGACAGTCGTCTTTAACTAGGGTGTAGCCACCCTCCCCCGGAGGCGCAATGGACGCGGAATCGGACCACGGCGAGCGGCGCCTTGCCGATTTCTACAACGGCCGCGCCGCGTCCGGTGCCGACCACCCGCCGTCGCACCACCGGGTGGAACAGCGCGAACGCTTCATTGCCCTCCTGAAGTACGAGGGGCGCCACGCGATCCTGGAGATAGGGGCGGGAACCGGCCTGGACGGGCTGCAATTTGTGCAGGCCGGGATCCATTACACAGGCGTGGACATCGCCGAAGGCCAGGTCCGGTGGGCGCGTAGCCGTGGGCTCGATGTCTCGGTGGCCAGTGCGCGCCGGCTGCCCTTCCCGGACGGCTCGTTCCCGGCGATGTGGTCGATGAGCACGCTGCTGCACGTTCCCGCCCGTGATATCGATGCGGTACTGGCGGAGCTGACCCGCGTGGCCGCTCCCGGCGCGCCCATCGCCGTCGGGCTGTGGTCCGGGGACGATGAAGAGGTCCTTAACCCCGAGGACGACGTCGAACCTCGCTTCTTCAGCAGGCGCAGCGATGCCACGGTACGCGAGGTCTTTGGCCGCCATGGCACCGTCGAGGAGTTTGTGACGTGGCCGGAGGGAACCGGTCCCGAGTCGGGGCCCGGTGCGGGGCTCTGGACCCAGCATTACCAGTTCCTCATCCTGCGCACCCCTGGCCCCAAGTAGGGATGTCCTAGGCTTGGGCCATGGCTCCTCTTTACCCTTTCGCCGGGAATACCCCGGCCGTCCACCCCTCCGCTTTTGTTGCCCCCACAGCCTCGATCATCGGCAACGCCACCCTGGCCGCGGACGCCAGCGCGTTCTACGGTGTCTCGGTCCGTGCCGATACTGCCGCCATCTCGGTGGGCGCCGGCAGCAACCTGCAGGACAACGTGGTGCTGCACGCGGACCCCGGATTCCCCTGCACAGTGGGCGAGCGCGTCAGCGTGGGGCACGCCGCGGTCGTGCATGGCTGCACTGTGGAGGACGACTGCCTGATCGGCATGGGCGCGACAGTACTGAACGGCGCGGTGATTGGCGCCGGCTCGCTTGTTGCGGCCGGCGCCGTGGTGCTGGAAGGCACGGTGGTCCCGCCCCGCTCACTCGTGGCGGGCGTCCCCGGCAAGGTGCGCCGCGCACTCACCGATGAGGAGTACGACGGCGTCCGGGCCAACGCGGCGCGCTACGTCGAGTTGGCTGCAGCGCACCGGAACCTCCACGGCTGAGATTTCGACAGGCTCAACCGCCGGGCCTAATCTCAGTCCAACGAAATAGGCCCGATCTCGTCCAGCAGTTCGCCGGGCCCGGGATTGCCCGGGGCAGAGGCGCCGCCCAGGTGGTTCAGCACTCCCCACACGGCGTTCAGGCCCGTGGTCACGGCACCTTCCGCCCAGCCGGCCGTGAAGGAAACGTCGTCACCGGCCAGGAAGATGCCGCGCTGTGATTCGGGCAGCTTGTCCTGCTTGAAGTGCGTGAACAGCCGCTGCTGGTACCGGTAGTGCCCGGGAAGGTTGGCCTTGAAGGCGCCCATGAAGTTGGGGTCGGCCTCCCAGGAGACGGTGATGGGCTGGCCCACGATGTGGCCCGCGATGTCCACGCCGGGGTAGATCTGCTCAAGTGAGTGCAGCATGAGTTCAACGCGCTCGTCCGCATCAAGCGCCAGCCACTTCAGCGCGTCGTCGTTCCAGGTGTAGGAGAGCAGGATGACGGCGGGCTGGTCCGGGCCGTTGTCCAGCAGGTACGTGGCCCGGTTGAGGCGGTCGGTAAGGGTCATCGACAGGACCTCGTTGCCGGTGTCAGGGTCGATGTCCTTCCAGAACGGCCGGTCCACCATCACAAACGTTTTGGAGGACTGCATGTAGTGCGAGCGCTCGATAGCCGTCCAGAGTTCTGCCGGGAAGAGGGCTTCCTCCGTGTGGATCCGGGTGGACAGGAGCCAGGACTGGCAGGTGGTCACCACCGCCGGGTAGCTGGCTTCACGGCCCCAGCGTTCGCGGATCCGCAGGTTTCCGTCCGGGTCGCGGCTAATCCTGCCCACGGCACCGCGGGGCGAGCCGGAGTGCAGTGAGGACAGGGAGGTTCCTTCCGGCCAGTGCGCCATGCCCGACGGCGCGTGCTGCCAGAGTGCCTCGGGAAGGCGTTGTGCTCCCCCGCTGATGAGCCGGTGCTGGTCATCGGCATCCGTGTACACCACGCGCAGGATTTCCAGGATGGAGTTGGGGAAATCGGTGTCCCAGCCGCCGGTGCCGAAGCCCACCTGGCCAAAGGCTTCCCGGTGCGCGAACCCAGCCTTCTTGAAAGAGTCGCTGGCGGCGATGAAGCCGTAGAAGGTCTGCTCGTCCATCAGCGGCAGCAGTTCGTTCCACAGTTCCTTGATCCGGCCGGTATCCCTGGCCCGGATGGCCTGTTGCATCTCGGCGAACTTGGCCCCGTCATTGACCGCCGCTTTCCAGGCATCCGCCACTTCGCGGAAGAACGGCGGCAGGTCGCTGGGTTTTTCTGCATAATGTTTCTGGCCCGCCAGCTCGATCACCGTGCTGGACGTTGCCTGGGAGAGCGGATTCGGAAACTCCTCGGTTTCCAGGCCGAGCAGGTCCACGTAGTGGTAGAACGCCTTGCCTGATTCCGGGAAGCGCATGCCGCCAAGGTCTGCCACCACGCCCGGTGCCGCAGGGAATGAGGCAGTGCGCAGGCGCCCGCCGATGCGGTCGGCTTCGTACACCACCGGCCGCAGCCCCAGCTTCATTAGCTCATAGGCAGTGACCAGCCCGGAAAGTCCTGCCCCGATGACGGCGACCTCAGTGCCCAGCAGTTCGGCCGGGGCGGATCCCAAACCATCCTGGTGCGCCAGGTAGTGGTCGTAGCTGAACGGGAAGTCCGGGTTCAGCATGGTGATGGGACCCGCGGCGGTTCCCCCGGCAGCTGCAGCCGCGGCCGGGGCGGCTAAGGTGCTGGACGGGTCGGAGGCCGGCAGTTCGGTGGCGATGGTCATGGAAGTTCTGCCTTCGTCGGTTCGGGGTTTTGCTGGGTTGAAAGGTTCGGTCCGGACAGCTCGCGGTATTCTTCGTTGCTCAGTGCCGCCACCTTGGAGTTGCGGCGCCCGTAGCCAAAGTACGCCGCAACGCCCACCAGCATCCAGAGGGC harbors:
- a CDS encoding ABC transporter ATP-binding protein; the encoded protein is MHNEAILPSTTRAGGRKTPRTVITAENLTKKYGDVAAVDGISFSVPAGESFGLLGPNGAGKSTTMKMIGGVTGRTSGSLEIMGLDPDAHGPEVRAHLGVVPQQDNLDEELRVRDNLLVYGRYFGLPMSYLKPKADELLEFAQLTDKAKSKVDALSGGMKRRLTIARSLINEPRILLLDEPTTGLDPQARHILWDRLFRLKEQGVTLILTTHYMDEAEQLCDRLIVVDKGRIMAEGSPAQLIRDHSTREVVELRFGSERNTTIAAELDGIGERLEVLPDRVLIYAHDGESALEQVAARGLRPLTSLVRRSSLEDVFLRLTGRSLVD
- the glyA gene encoding serine hydroxymethyltransferase, which produces MTTTATSTTAVSNQPLAELDPEIAAVLDQELGRQRGTLEMIASENFAPRAVMEAQGSVLTNKYAEGYPGRRYYGGCEYVDVAEQLAIDRVKALFGAEYANVQPHSGAQANAAALSAMITPGDKILGLSLAHGGHLTHGMKLNFSGKLYNVAAYQVEEDNFRIDMDKLREQAIAEKPQVIIAGWSAYPRHLDFAAFRSIADEVGALLWTDMAHFAGLVAAGLHPSPVPHSDVVTSTVHKTLAGPRSGVILAKQEWAKKLNSNVFPGQQGGPLMHVIAAKAVAFKIAGTEEFKERQERVLEGAKIIADRLNQADVAEAGVSVLTGGTDVHLVLVDLRNSQLDGQQAEDLLHSVGITVNRNAVPFDPRPPMVTSGLRIGTPALATRGFGAAEFTEVAEIIATALKAGTSADVEALQARVDKLAADFPLYPTHEQW
- a CDS encoding ABC transporter permease, with product MSAGVSVKGAAAAARNRTFGPLYSRNAKAVISRGLLATKSTNWLVMLSGFFEPVLFLVSMGVGLGAIVGAVQGPGGGEISYAAYIAPALLAVSAMNGAVYDSTWNVFFKMNFAKLYQGMLYTSLGPLDVALGEIFLALLRGLLYALGFTAVMGAMGLITTPWALLMVPASVLIAFGFASIGMGITSFLKTFQQMDWINFIMLPMFLFSATFYPLSVYPQAIQWLIQAMPLWHGVELLRQISVGTFTAATPVHIGYYLVMTAAGMLLTTMRLRHLFLK
- a CDS encoding gamma carbonic anhydrase family protein; translation: MAPLYPFAGNTPAVHPSAFVAPTASIIGNATLAADASAFYGVSVRADTAAISVGAGSNLQDNVVLHADPGFPCTVGERVSVGHAAVVHGCTVEDDCLIGMGATVLNGAVIGAGSLVAAGAVVLEGTVVPPRSLVAGVPGKVRRALTDEEYDGVRANAARYVELAAAHRNLHG
- a CDS encoding exodeoxyribonuclease III, with translation MSSALKKDHLRIASVNVNGLRAAYKNGMAAWLEPREVDILCLQEVRAPDAIVGQLLGEGWHILHAEAEAKGRAGVAIASREEPLETRNGIGDDYFATAGRWVEADFRFADAAGRPVQLTVASAYVHSGEVGTPKQDDKFRFLDAMSTRLPELTKHSDHALVVGDLNVAHTPRDIRNSKANVKKAGHLPEERAYFDRFFGEDIGWQDVHRNLAGDVDGPYTWWSQRGKAFDNDTGWRIDYHLATPELTAGAISAVVDRAASWDTRFSDHAPLVVDYQL
- a CDS encoding class I SAM-dependent methyltransferase — its product is MDAESDHGERRLADFYNGRAASGADHPPSHHRVEQRERFIALLKYEGRHAILEIGAGTGLDGLQFVQAGIHYTGVDIAEGQVRWARSRGLDVSVASARRLPFPDGSFPAMWSMSTLLHVPARDIDAVLAELTRVAAPGAPIAVGLWSGDDEEVLNPEDDVEPRFFSRRSDATVREVFGRHGTVEEFVTWPEGTGPESGPGAGLWTQHYQFLILRTPGPK
- a CDS encoding ABC transporter permease, coding for MTDETLTGAAARALPAAHSPGVAAAKARRWGAFYYMEHVLRVMKGYSWSLLMYSVGHPVAYLFAMGVGLATLVDAQGAGAFGGVGYVTFVAPALLVSAAVMTAANEFTFPVMGGFKWRRTYYGPHASPLAPQQIAAGHIMAVTLRFLLQSAIYFAAVALFGAAPGGWGWVAILAATLAALSFGLPLMAYSASITEDKGQFALVMRFIVMPLFLFSGTFFPLDTLPLAVRWIGWISPIWHGTELGRVFTYGYQEPPLLTAVHVLVLVGLAVAGWFLTRRQFVLRMGR
- the purU gene encoding formyltetrahydrofolate deformylase, yielding MTEEQLNQAYVVTLSCPDRPGIVHAVAGALLAAGCNITDSQQYGSPATGNFFMRVEVTTAAPAAELRAALEPVTGAFGMQWSLNAAGQKVRTLVMASTSAHCLNDLLFQQRSGTLPIEIPAIVSNHQDLAGLAEFYGIPFHHIPVTKDTKVQAEDKLRAIIAEHDVELTVLARYMQILSDELCTDLTGKAINIHHSFLPSFKGAKPYHQAHARGVKLIGATAHYVTAALDEGPIIEQEVIRVDHARTPEQFVQMGRDVEGRTLVQAVQWHAEHRVLLDGNRTVVFN
- the trpS gene encoding tryptophan--tRNA ligase, which produces MTSQTSPAIKKRILSGAKPTADSLHLGNYIGAVRNWVDMQAEYDAVFFIPDLHAITVDFDPAELAKRTRIVAAQYIAAGIDPDKSIFFVQSHVPEHAQLAWALNCITGFGEASRMTQFKDKTQKSGADAATLGLFAYPTLMAADILLYQTDLVPVGEDQRQHLELTRNLAQRFNTKFGATFTVPEATIVKERAKIYDLQNPSAKMSKTGESPNGAIQLLEDPKVAAKRIKSAVTDAGTDIRFDQEEKPGISNLLTIYSSLTGKPVAELEAEYQGKMYGHLKVDLAEVVVEFITPLRDRTNELMDDPAELDRLLAHGAERAREIASVTLGQVYERMGFLPSFSLAGVR
- a CDS encoding bifunctional methylenetetrahydrofolate dehydrogenase/methenyltetrahydrofolate cyclohydrolase; this encodes MTEATKTARILDGRAAAAAIKAELTERVAALKASGITPGIATVLVGADPASQLYVSMKHKQSVEIGMNSIQRELPGDATQEQVEALIDELNADPTCHGYIVQLPLPKHLDTDAILERIDPDKDADGLHPTNLGRLVLNVNGKITSPLPCTPRGVIELLLRNDYDLKGKHVVVVGRGVTIGRSIGLLLTRREINATVTLTHTGTTNMSELLRQADVIVGAAGAKHIVKASDVKPGAAVLDVGVTRETDPETGKSKVHGDIDPAAAEVAGWISPNPGGVGPMTVALLMTNVVEAAERKAGIA